The window CGGTACCGCTGGGCGTGGCGCTCGGCTGGTCGCTCCCCGGCGCCTTCGTCGGGTCGCTGCTGGCGGGCGATCTCGTGCTGGTGTCGGAGGGGGCGGGCCTGGCGCTCGCGGAGCGGGCGGAGCTGTGGGCGGGAGCCCTCGCCCGCGACCCGGGCGACGCCGAGCGGCGGGCCGCCGAGCTCGAGGTCGAGGCGCTGATGCGACGGATCGCCGCGCGTCGCACGCACGTGGCGCCGGGGCATCCGGGGGTGAGGGGTACCGCCGGCGAGATGGCGGCCTTCATCTCGGAACGCGCCGCCGACGACATCCGCATCGACGACGTCGCCCGCGCGGTGCACCTGCATCCGCAGTACGCGATGACCCTGTTCCGGCGGGCCCTCGGCATCACGATCGGCGAGTACCTGCTGCAGTGCCGGGTCGCGCGGGCTCAACGGCTTCTGCTGACCACCGATCTACCGATCGCCGAGGTCGGGTTCGCGGCCGGGTTCCGATCGCAGAGCCAGTTCTACGCGCGGTTCCGCGACCGCTGCGGCGAGCCGCCGGCGGCCTACCGGCGTCGGCTGGCCGGCGCCTGACGCTGGAGGAGGTTCGTGGTGGGGTGCGGCTGGTAAGGGGGCGGTCACGCGTCGAGCAGACGCCACTCGGCGAAGAAGTCGCGCACCGTCTTCTCGCCGAGATCCCGCCGCACCGTCTCGAGGAGGCGGCTCGCCTCGGCGTCCGGCCCGGCGTTCACGCGCAGCACCGGGGCGTCGCTGTCGGAGCGCACCACCACGAGGTCGAAGGTCGGCGCGGCGAGGTCGTCGCCCCCGCCGATGACCGCCAGCGCGAACGCGCCGAGGTACTTCGCCGCACGCTTCAAGGGGGAGGGATGCCGCACCTCCAGCCGCGCCTCGAGCACACGAGCCGCCAGGGTGCTGTCGTCGAGGTTCACGCCGACTCCCGCCACACCGTCTCGCACTCCAGCATCACCTCGGC of the Microbacterium invictum genome contains:
- a CDS encoding helix-turn-helix domain-containing protein, coding for MRMSEDRPEWFGLASFRGAVPAMFAAHRHDDLEVNASPSPLVYLVDGRETMIPAGSLGVFWAARPHRLVTPVDEVSWLTVPLGVALGWSLPGAFVGSLLAGDLVLVSEGAGLALAERAELWAGALARDPGDAERRAAELEVEALMRRIAARRTHVAPGHPGVRGTAGEMAAFISERAADDIRIDDVARAVHLHPQYAMTLFRRALGITIGEYLLQCRVARAQRLLLTTDLPIAEVGFAAGFRSQSQFYARFRDRCGEPPAAYRRRLAGA